Sequence from the Penaeus vannamei isolate JL-2024 chromosome 41, ASM4276789v1, whole genome shotgun sequence genome:
TACCTTAGTTTGTACCTTTGTACTTGTGAATAGGTGTTTGTACCTTTTGCATCATAGGGATTTATACCTTCTTTTTGTAGGCCTAAATTATCTTGTTTACGTAATACATGCCtcaaattttgtttttcttttttacatttagtGTCCAATGTGAACGTTAGATTGGAGGTAaagtaaaacaatatatatgctTGATATCCTGATTATTCAAGTAGCAACCGGGAGCACGGCGTTGGCACCGTCACAGCGCTCGGAAACGGAGGAACAGCCGTCCTAGTTGCTGTTCTGGGAGAAGCGGTCCGGGTACAGCAGCTTGTTCATCTTCCTCGGCAGGTTCCTCCAGAATTCGATGTCCTGAAAGAGGCGAAAGTGCATGTGACATCTATGCAAGGGGGATTTTGGACATTGCAATCGGAAATTACGGGCGTTGTTTGACAGCATAAGAAACCTTTTCTGTTGATAAGCTATGTAATGCAAAGAATATGAATTATGTTGTCCACATTGGTTTCAGCAAGCATAAAATGGGGAATTTTGGGCACCGATTTCTTGCGAAAAGAATGGGCTCGCATCAGCGTgctcgcgccccccccccccacacccgatTTGATTTCGAGTCCCGAGCGCCGTACCTGCTCCCTGTCGTAGGCCTTCATGGCGGGGGCGGAGGTGATGCCGAGGTAGGAGAGGCTCGAGGCCTCGGTCGGCGTCCACTTGAAGCCCAGGGACAGATCGGGCGTCGGGTTCCTGCGAGGGAGATCGTTTAGTGGAGTGCATTCTTTTGCCGACATATTTGCAAATTACGAAGCTCATTGTTTCCCCAAAGAGCTGGTGTGCAGTAGTGTGCCACATCAGCTGCCGAGACTGACTCGCAAATCACCCGTCCTTGGACATCCCTGGAAAGCGTTTCCTCTCACCCGGTGGCGGCGAAGTTGGTCCAGAGATCCACCATGATCCGGGACACGAAGAGGTCCTCCTCCTTGGTCAGGCTGACGTTGAGCTTATCGAAGGAGAAGAGGTACTGCAGGTCGTCCGAGTCGCCCACGTCTGTGTGCGAGAGAAGCCTTTGTGTCGGTCGCCGCCAGAGCTAAATCCGTCACGTGGAGACGGAGCAAAATGAAAACAGTAAAGAAACCTTATCCAAAGCTGCATTTATTCACAACAAACTCGGGAAAACCTCTTGTCCCCGAGGAAGGGCTCCTCACAGGCCAGGTTCCACGCGGGCGAGGGCCCCCGGAACAGGTCGGAGAAGGCGTGCTCCCCGCGGTGCTGCAGCTCGTAGGCGAAGGCGCGGAAGCCGAAGGCGGCGTCGCGCGCGTGGTGCTCGACGGCCTCCACGTGGCACATGCTGTAGAAGCTGTCGCcgaggagctgggggagggggaggagggtcggggTCAGGCCGAGGTATGGACACTGAGGCACAGTCGCTCCAAAGAGCATTTCTCACTCAGGCCCGTGGCGTCTGTCGATGCCCTGCTGGTCTTACCTTGACGAGAGGGTCGATCCTGGTCATGTCGAACTCCATGGGCCCCAGGTACCTGTGGAAGGCCAGGCGGGCCAGGTACTCGGGGTCGTCGTCCCAGGCCTCGAAGCCGAGGGCGGGGGGGCCCACGAGGCTGAAGTTCTGGATCATGCTGTCCATGACGCCGTCCTCCACGAACGCtgagaaggaagcgagaaagacgTTCCCTTTTACTTCAAAGTTCGACCGCCAGGTGGCGAAATGCTGTGCAACATATGCGGGGAAAGGAAGTCTATAAATGATTGAAATGGCATTTGTGGCTGCGAAGACGGAGCCAGGCGCCGGCCCTCACCTCTGGCGTTGAAGGCGCCTTCGTCCCGCGTCACGCCGGAGAGGACGTCGACGCGGTTGTAGCGTCCTTCCCTGACCAGCGTGGCGGGGTGGGCGGGCAGGAACTCGCCGTCCACGCGGGGCGTCAGGACGTACGGGGAGGGCTGTGGGCGGAGGCGAGGGTCATGTTTCCTTCTGTCCGTTTACTGATCAGGGATGCAtgaatgcacatagacacacactctaATAAGCCGTCCAGAAGGAGGCTCGCTCACCGTGATGTAGGGCGTCACGGCCATCAGCTGCTCGACGGGGACGTCCCTGAGGCAGTCGACGAGCGCCGTGCTGTTGGCGGCGTCCGCGCGGTCGCCCGGACAGCCCACCATGCGGCCGAAGCCGAAGGCCACCTGCCGGTGGTCCTCCCGGAACGCCCAGGGACACAGCGCCGCCCCCGACTGCATGATGGCTCGCTGGAAGAGGCCTtcggcgggagaggaaggaaattagAGATGGGAGAGGTCTCTTGGGCGACAAATTACGCATCTGCCATAGATGGAACGTGGGTGAGCTTGAGATAATCTTTAGTCAACCATCATATGCTCAAGGTCTGAATTCCCTCtctgtctacacatacacatccttACCTCTTCCCCACATCTCGATATAGGAACCTACCACTGGCCATGAGAGACGGACTTCCCAGTAGCCACGAGATGGACTTATCACTGGCCATCAGAGACAAACCTACAGCTGACCATGAGATGGAATTTCCTCTGGCCATGAAAGACGGACTTATCACTGGCCACGAGATGGACTTACTACTGGCCATGAGAGACGAACCTGCAGCTGGCCATGAGATGGATTTACCACTGACCATGAAAGACGAACCTACTGCTGGCCATGAGATGGAATTTCCTCTGGCCAGGAGAGACGGACTTACCACTGGACATGGGAGACAGCATGTGGTAGTGCACAGCCGCGCCCCCCGCGTTCTGGCCGAAGATGGTGACCTTGTCTGGGTCTCCGCCGAGGTCGCGGATGTTGTCCTGCACCCAGCGGAGGGCCATCGCCTGGTCCTTCAGCCCCAGGTTGCCAGGGAGCTCGGCGTCCTCGGTCGACAGGAATCCTGAGGGAATCGACCGCATTAGCCCTTCATGGCTCTGGTGCAATGACGAGGAAGCGAGAATTGACAAAATGCACTAGATGAAAAATAGTCTTCATCAGATACTCAGCGCAATCCCATCTGATCACCGACAAGAAAGCCACTTTCGCACGCAACATGCCAACATAGACACCGGAAGCGGCACCGACACGAACCCAGGACGCCGAGGCGGTGCTGCAGGACGACGAGGACCACGTCCTTCGCCAGGAGGAACTCCGGCTGGAACAGGGGCGTCGCGTCGCTGATGAAGCCTCCTTGGGGAAGCCACACCATCACGGGGAGGTCAGTCCGGTTGGGCTGAAACACAATTCAGATTTCTAGTCGTAAGGCTACCAATGATTGCAAAAACATGCGAAAACTAATGTTAATCAGACaagcaaaaaatgaataaaaaatgactaAAGACGATGCTCAAATCGCTGACTGTTAGACTGtcgtttcattctttttctttgtctaataTTGCCAAAATGTGTGTCTTGCGTTGTTTCCACAAACGCTCATTGGTAGGTTTACATCTGACTTTACTAGGACCAAGTGTAGTCGGGCaagccctcactcctcccttcccccttccctcctcccgaaaATACCCGCATGCCCAAAATCACAGAGTGCGAACTCTTTTGTAAAGAACCATAGCAtagcttttcatttctcttccatcACTGGCTGAAGACCATAGCCACCAGCGTGGTTGGGCTGGTGACGTGGCCATTCCCGTGCGCACAGCCTGCATAAAGGTTCATTCAGGTGGAGGCCTTTTTCAatctttgcattatcattattcctttctaAAGCAACGAGGCAGCAGTGGTGCTGGAACCCATCTGGGCGAGGAGGAGCAAAGGTCACAAACCCACTGGCTGTTCCCCGGCAGCGCCTCCACCCCGCTCCAAGGGCGACACCGCGCGCTCCTCCTCCCGAGGCGACTCACCTGCGGCGTGAACACGGAGAGGTAGAGGCAGTCCTCCTGCATCCAGTCCGAGGGCGCGTCCGGCTGCGGGCACAAGGGCGGGGCCACGGTGCCGTTCCTCACGCCCTCCCACGCCCCGGCGGCCACGGGATCCTGCGGGGGATTTTTCTGTGACGCTCGGGGAAGGGATTGGCGCTGGCGTGCACGAAGTTAGGCAGAAGTTGACCGGAATATTGTGGTTGGTGTAAAGATTATAATAGTGGAGATATATCTTAAAAGACGACAGGAGACATCCGAGTTAAATGAAAAGATCTGAAGGAGAAACGTCGATCAGAGCAAAACATGAATGGAAATAGTGAAATCATGCTAAAAGAAGAGATTGGGGTTAGCAGAAGGAATGTCGGAACAGCCGCGGAATCACTTTGGCGAAGGGGGTTCCGAGGCCTCCGCGGGGGTGACCGAGTCTGCGCCCGTCCGCCcacgcctctccctctccgcccttccctgaCCCCTCGCCCGGTCCCTTCCGCCCCCCCTgatcctccaacctctccccctgaCCCCCGGCCGCTGACCTTGAACCTGAGTGCCCCGACCGGAGGCTGAGCGAAGGGAATGCCCAGGAAGCCGTAGAAGGCCCTGCCGCCCTTGGCCTCGGCCCTCGAGCCCACGATGGCGCCCTGCTGGAGCTGCACCTCGACCGTCTCCGCCGCCGCTGCGCTCAGCCACAGCAGCGCAGCAGAAGTCAATAGCAGCCGCATCTTCGCTCTGCCGACGAAGGAAAGTCGTCTTGTAGATGTCCAATTATTGTCGtgggtttgtttgctttgttgacGCAAGCCGCGACAGCAAGATGTCTCCCAGGACATACCTCTTCAGGATTCCTTCTTCGACTCGACTTTCCACGGGACGACGGGCGCTGCTGCGGTTCCTCCGGAGGCTGAGGCGCAAGTGACTCCCGGCGTCGCTGCGCAGAGTTTTACAGGgccgcgaggggagggggtggttggggcaTCAGGGGGGGGTTACGTCATGTTTTCCCAGGGCTTTGGTCATGAGGTCCGCTTATCTCTGACGAAAATCACGGGTTTCCTCTTTATCAGGTCTTCTTTTTTGCGCCCGATTTTCTCAGAACTTTCgttgaaaaagaaagatgaaattatCCACAAAtgatggaggatgaagagggagaaggggaaggacagattggagaaaagcagaaatagagagggaggagaaagatgagaaggaggacaaagagaaaaggaggaatgagaaggagaagaagaggaagaagtagaaggcggaggaggagaaagagaagaagggagagcaggagaagaattaggagaaaagaggaagaagaggaaataataagaagaatgagtattaggggaaggaagaggaggaaagaagcaaaagaagacaaaggagaaggaagaggggggagaaggagggaaaaaaaagagagaagaagatggagaagtctcagaaaaagaagatggagaaggagcgaGCGCTGACCCTCAaccccagcgccatctgttgcccCCAGTGCTGAACGGAGACCCAGGACCCCAGCcggaccacacaaacacacacacacaaacacgcacacacacaaatatatatatatatatatatatatatatatatatatatatatatatatatatatatatatatatatatatatatgtatatatatgtatatatatatatatatatgtatatatgtatatatatatatatatatatatatatatatataaaacacacaaacacacacacacacacacacacacacacacagacacacacacacacacacacacacacacacacacacacacacacacacacacacacacacagaaacacacaaacacacacacacacacacacacacacacacacacacacagacacacacacacacacacacacaaacacacacacacgtacacgcacacacacaaatatatatatatatatatatatatatatatatatatatatatatatatgtatgtatatatatatatatgtatatatatatatatatatatatatatatatatatatatatatatatatatatatatatatatatatataacacaaacacaaacagacgcacacacacacacaaacacatatacatacacacacacacacatgcacacacacagacatacacacatacacatatgcacacatgcacacgcacacacacacacacacacacatgcacacgcacacacatacacacactcacacacacacaaacacacgcacacacacacacaaacactcacacacacacacacacaaacactcacacacacacacacgcacacacacatacacacacacacacacacacacacacacacacacacacacacacacacacacacacacacacacacacacacacacatacacacacatacacacacacacacacaaacagccacatatatatatatatatatatatatatatgtatatatatgtatatatatatatgtatatatatgtatatatatatatatatatatatatatatatatatatataacacaaacacaaacacacgcacacacacacacacaaacacaaacaaacacgcacacacactcacacacacaaacacatacacgcacacgcacacgcacacacacacgcacacacacacacacacacacacacacacacacacacacacacacacacacacacacacacacacacacacacacacacacacacatatagccctaaacaactgcacctggctggtaagcgcgcggagcacctctgcctgtTTTGAAACTGGAAACTAATCAACTGTAGCGTTGAtttgtgacgatgatgatgttgatgtggatattattgtgatatatatatatatatatatatatatatatatatatatatatatatatatatatatatatatacataaatatatatatacatatatatacataaatatatatatatatatatatatatatatatatataattatatatgtgtgtgtgtgtgtgtgtgtgtgtgtgtgtgtgtgtgtgtgtgtgtgtgtgtgtgtgtgtgtgtgtgtgtgtgttagtgtgtgtgtgtgtgtgtgtgtgtgtgtgtgtgtgtgtgagagagagtgtgtgtgtgtgtgtgtgtgtgtttgtgagcgtgagagagagagagagagagagagagagagagagagagagagagagagagagagagagagagagagagaactgagcaTGGAAAGTTTTAAATAGGGAGATATCACTCATAACATCAACAAACCGTTTTGTTAACGAGGGATGACGATTATATAGATACAAATCAATAAAGATTTATCTTacttacttttctttcattcatatcaTAAAAAGCAATGGAAATCAGGTTTGTTCTACACTTTTGTAATAAAAAGAGTGAGTTGAGGTTTATATTCATGGTCCCTGGGAGAGGGTGGCAAGGAAGAGGTAAGGCGAGGTAAGCAGTGTTTACTTTCGGAAGGTCGGGACGTGTTATTCCATGGTATTATAATATGGGCTTGCATGCTGGTACaggaaaatattattgttattgagtaGATACAAAAGCTTTTATGGCCTGACTCTCTCGCAGAGGAGGATAGATTTAAGTTCCATCTGCACGTCACGTCCATTGGTTGTCAGTTGTCGCtcacatatattatcattatttattcttattgctattattgttgttttgttgttattattattattgatattaacattaacaatgtcattctcatcataattcttattatcattgttgttattactactgcttttgttaatattgttattaccattaatgtcatcatcatcatcatcactattactatcactatttttataaagGCTGCAGTATCTATACCGAAGCAGAGTTACAGGAGACATatttaagagaaaaaacaataattttgagGTGATTCGAAATCCTCAGACATTGCAGATCTTCAACGCAATTTTATATCATCCTTGCATGTAGTGGCCAAGATGATTAATTTTGGTAAACTGATCTATTGCAACTCTAGGAATGTGTCATCAACTGTTTAACCCGATCACACCCAGCACTGAAGGAGGCTTTAGGTGGTGTTGcagtgatatataattatatatatatcacagcaaATAGGAAGATAACCCTGTGCTGTTTGTAGCTGTTTGTTGGTGTCTgtaggaataaagaaatagactACCCAGCGAGAAGGCCAAGGGAGACGTCACACTCGATCCTTCGGTGTCTGTTTCCATCGTCAGGTAAGATATTCTTTTGGCAAGGCTGTGACTCAGACACACGGGGCTAATTCATGGTCGGGAAACGCCAATTGGAGCCACCCGTGTTGTTTTGTTCGAAGATGTGCAGGACTCTTTGGTCAAAGATTGATTTGCTTGCTTGCCGAACACTCGCTGGGACGTGTTTTAATCGTTTGGCTAATTTATTCGGCAcgtgttgatgtatgtatgtattttgtgaatAGGGGTTTGTACCTTAGTTTGTAATTTGGGTTTGTACCTTAGGGGTTTGTACCTTAGTTTGTAATAGGGGTTTGGACCTTAGTTTGTACCTTTGTACCTGTGAATAGGGGTTTGTACCTTTTGCACCATAGGGGTTTGGACCTTCTCCTTTTCGAAGTAGGCCTAAATGATCTAGTTTATATAATACATGCCtcaaattttgtttttctcttttacatttaGTGTCCAATGTGAACGTTAGATTGGAGGTAaagtaaaacaatatatatgctTGATATCCTGATTATTGAAGCTGCAACAAGGAGCACCGTCACAGCGTCACCGCGCTCGGAAACGGAGGAACAGCCGTCCTAGTTGCTGTTCTGGGAGAAGCGGTCCGGGTACAGCAGCTTGTTCATCTTCCTCGGCAGGTTCCTCCAGAATTCGATGTCCTGAAAGAGGCGAAAATGCATGTGACATCTATGCAGGGGGGATTTTGGACATTGCAATCGGAAATTACGGGCGTTGTTTGACAGCATAAGAAACCTTTTCTGTTGATAAACTATGCGATGCAAAGAATATGAATTATATTGTCCACATTGGTTTCAGCACGCATAAAATGGGGAATTTTGGGCACCGATTCCTTGCTAAAAGAATGGGCTCGCATCAGcgtgctcgccccccccccacccccacccgattTGATTTCGAGGCCCGAGCGCCGTACCTGCTCCCTGTCGTAGACCTTCATGGCGGGGGCGGAGGTGATGCCGAGGTAGGAGAGGCTCGAGGCCTCGGTCGGCGTCCACTTGAAGCCCAGGGACAGGTCGGGCGTCGGGTTCCTGCGAGGGAGATCGTTTAGTGGATCGTTTTAGCATTCTCTTGCCGACATATTTGCAAATTACGAAGCTCATTGTTTCCCCAAAGAGCTGGTGTGCAGTAGTGTGTCACATCAGCTGCCGAGACTGACTCGCAAATCCCCCGTCCTTGGACATCCCTGGAAAGCGTTTCCTCTCACCCGGTGGCGGCGAAGTTGGTCCAGAGATCCACCATGATCCGGGACACGAAGAGGTCCTCCTCCTTGCTCAGGCTGACGTTGAGCTTATCGAAGGAGAAGAGGTACTGCAGGTCGTCCGAGTCGCCCACGTCTGTGTGCGAGAGAAGCCTTTGTGTCGGTCGCCGCCAGAGCTAAATCCGTCACGTGGAGACGGAGCAAAATGAAAACGGTAAAGAAACCTTATCCAAAGCTGAATTTATTCACAACAAACTCGGGAAAACCTCTAGTCCCCGAGGAAGGGCTCCTCACAGGCCAGGTTCCACGCGGGCGAGGGCCCCCGGAACAGGTCGGAGAAGGCGTGCTCCCCGCGGTGCTGCAGCTCGTAGGCGAAGGCGCGGAAGCCGAAGGCGGCGTCGCGCGCGTGGTGCTCGACGGCCTCCACGTGGCACATGCTGTAGAAGCTGTCGCcgaggagctgggggagggggaggagggtcggagTCAGGCCGAGGTATGGACACTGAGGCGCAGTCGCTCCAAAGAGCATTTCTCACTCAGGCCCGTGGCGTCTGTCGATGCCCAGCTGGTCTTACCTTGACGAGAGGGTCGATCCTGGTCAGGTCGAACTCCATGGGCCCCAGGTACCTGTGGAAGGCCAGGCGGGCCAGGTACTCGGGGTCGTCGTCCCAGGCCTCGAAGCCGAGGGCGGGGGGGCCCACGAGGCTGAAGTTCTGGATCATGCTGTCCATGACGCCGTCCTCCACGAACGCtgaggaggaagcgagaaagaggttCCGGTTTACTTCAAAGTTCGACCGCCAGGTGGCGAAATGCTGTGCAGCATATGCGGGGAAAGGAAGTCTTTATGAATGATTGAAATGGTATTTGTGGCTGCGAGGACGGAGCCAGGAGCCGGCCCTCACCTCTGGCGTTGAAGGCGCCCTCGTCCCGCGTCACGCCGGAGAGGACGTCGACGCGGTTGTAGCGGCCTTCCCTGACCAGCGTGGCGGGGTGGGCGGGCAGGAACTCGCCGTCCACGCGGGGCGTCAGGACGTACGGGGAGGGCTGTGGGCGGAGGCGAAGGTCACGTTTCCTTCTGTCCGTTTACTGATGCagagacacatagacacgcacgcacacacacgaatcaGCCGTCCAGACGGACGCTCGCTCACCGTGATGTAGGGCGTCACGGCCATCAGCTGCTCGACGGGGACGTCCCTGAGGCAGTCGACGAGCGCCGTGCTGTTGGCGGCGTCCGCGCGCTCCCCCGGACAGCCCACCATGCGACCGAAGCTGAAGGCCACCTGCCGGTGGTCCTCCCGGAGCGCCCAGGGACACAGCGCCGCCCCCGACTGCATGATGGCTCGCTGGAAGAGGCCTtcggcgggagaggaaggaaattagAGACGGGAGAAGTTTCTTGGGCGACAAATTACGCATCTGCCGCAGATGGGACGTGGATGAGCTTGAGATAATCTTTTATAAACCGTCATATGCTCAAGGTCTGAATTCTCtctgtctacacatacacatccttACCTCTTCCCCACATCTCGATATAGGAACCTGCCACTGGCCAGATGGAAGTTCCTCTGGCCATGAAAGACGGACTTACCACTGGACATGGGAGACAGCATGTGGTAGTGCACAGCCGCGCCCCCCGCGTTCTGGCCGAAGATGGTGACCTTGTCTGGGTCTCCGCCGAGGTCGCGGATGTTGTCCTGCACCCAGCGAAGGGCCATCGCCTGGTCCTTCAGCCCCAGGTTGCCAGGGAGCTCGGCGTCCTCGGTCGACAGGAATCCTGAGGGAATCGACCGCATTAGCCCTTCATGGCTCTGGTGCAATGACGAGGAAGCGAGAATTGACAAAATGCACTAGATGAAAAATAGTCTTAATCAGATACTCAGCGTAATCCCATCTGATCACCGACAAGAAAGCCACTTTCGCACGCAACATGCCAACATAGACACCGGAAGCGGCACCGACACGAACCCAGGACGCCGAGGCGGTGCTGCAGGACGACGAGGACCACGTCCTTCGCCAGGAGGAACTCCGGCTGGAACAGGGGCGTCGCGTCGCTGATGAAGCCTCCTTGGGGAAGCCACACCATCACGGGGAGGTCAGTCCGGTTGGGCTGAAACGCCATTCGGATTTCTAGTTTTAAGCTTACCAATGGTTGCAAAAATACGTGCGAAAGTTAATGCCAATCATTaaatctttatattattattatttaaaagtaaTGAGGCAGCAGTGGTGCTGGAACCCATCTGGACGAGGAGGAGCAAAGGTCACAAACCCACTGGCTGTTCCCCGGCAGCGCCTCCGCCCCGCGCGCTCCTCCTCCCGAGGCGACTCACCTGCGGCGTGAACACGGAGAGGTAGAGGCAGTCCTCCTGCATCCAGTCCGAGGGCGCGTCCGGCTGCGGGCACAAGGGCGGGGCCACGGTGCCGTTCCTCACGCCCTCCCACGCCCCGGCGGCCACGGGATCCTGCGGGGGATCTTTCTCTGTGACGCTCGGGGAAGGGATTGGCGCTGGCATGCACGAAGTTAGGCAGAAGTTGACCGGAATATTGTGGTTGGCGTAAAGATTATAATAGTGGAGATATATCTTAAAAGACGACAGGAGACACCCAAGTTAAATGAAATAATCTGAAGGAGAAACGTCGATCAAAGCAAACCATGAATGGAAATAGTGAAATCATGCTAAAAGAAGAGATTGGGGTTAGCAGAAGGAATGTCGGAACAGCCGCGGAATCACTTTGGCGAGGGGGGTTCCGAGGCCTCCGCGGGGCTGACCGAGTCTGCGCCCGTCCGCCCacgcctctcctctccgcccttccctgaCCCCTCGCCCGGTCCATTCCGCCCCCGCTgatcctccaacctctccccctgaCCCCCGTCCGCTGACCTTGAACCTGAGTGCCCCGACCGGAGGCTGAGCGAAGGGAATGCCCAGGAAGCCGTAGAAGGCCCTGCCGCCCTTGGCCTCGGACCTCGAGCCCACGATGGCGCCCTGCTGGAGCTGCACCTCGACCGTCTCCGCCGCCGCTGCGCTCAGCCACAGCAGCGCAGCAGAAGCCAACAGCAGCCGCATCTTCGCTCTGCCGACGAAGGAAAGTCGTCTTGTAGATGTCCAATTATTGTCGtgggtttgtttgctttgttgacGCAAGACGCGACAGCAAGATGTCTCCCAGGACATACCTCTTCAGGATTTCTTCTTCGACTCGACTTTCCACGGGACGACGGGCGCTGCTGCGGTTCCTCCGGAGGCTGAGGCGCAAGTGACTCCCGGCGTCGCTGCGCAGAGTTTTACAGGGCcgcgaggggagggcgagggggagggggtggttggggcatcatgggggggggggtttcgtCATGTTTTCCCAGGGCTTTGGTCATGAGGTCCGCTTATCTCTGACGAAAATCACGGGTTTCCTCTTTATCAAGTCTTGCTCTGTTTTGCGCCCGAGAAAGATGAAATCATCCACACAtgatggaggatgaagagggagaaggagaaggacagactggggaaaagcagaagagaggtaggagaaagatgagaagcaggacaaggagaaaaggaggaatgaggagaagaggtagaaggcggaggagggggaggaggagaaagagaagaagggagagcaggagaagaattaggagaaaagaggaagaagaggaaataatatgaagaatgaggattagggaaaggaagaggaggaaagaagcaaaagaagacgaaggagaaggaagaggggggggggggagaaggaggaaaataaaaggaaaaagaagatggagaaggagcgaGTGCTGACCCTCAaccccagcgccatctgttgcccCCAGTGCTGAACGGAGACCCAGGACCCCAGCCGGACCACTGGACCGCGGACCGCCAAGGACTCGGACCACCCATCCGCCCTCACACCGAGCCGAGGTCCTTCCTTCACC
This genomic interval carries:
- the LOC113814476 gene encoding pyrethroid hydrolase Ces2a; the encoded protein is MRLLLTSAALLWLSAAAAETVEVQLQQGAIVGSRAEAKGGRAFYGFLGIPFAQPPVGALRFKDPVAAGAWEGVRNGTVAPPLCPQPDAPSDWMQEDCLYLSVFTPQPNRTDLPVMVWLPQGGFISDATPLFQPEFLLAKDVVLVVLQHRLGVLGFLSTEDAELPGNLGLKDQAMALRWVQDNIRDLGGDPDKVTIFGQNAGGAAVHYHMLSPMSSGLFQRAIMQSGAALCPWAFREDHRQVAFGFGRMVGCPGDRADAANSTALVDCLRDVPVEQLMAVTPYITPSPYVLTPRVDGEFLPAHPATLVREGRYNRVDVLSGVTRDEGAFNARAFVEDGVMDSMIQNFSLVGPPALGFEAWDDDPEYLARLAFHRYLGPMEFDMTRIDPLVKLLGDSFYSMCHVEAVEHHARDAAFGFRAFAYELQHRGEHAFSDLFRGPSPAWNLAYVGDSDDLQYLFSFDKLNVSLTKEEDLFVSRIMVDLWTNFAATGNPTPDLSLGFKWTPTEASSLSYLGITSAPAMKAYDREQDIEFWRNLPRKMNKLLYPDRFSQNSN
- the LOC138860392 gene encoding pyrethroid hydrolase Ces2a-like, translating into MRLLLASAALLWLSAAAAETVEVQLQQGAIVGSRSEAKGGRAFYGFLGIPFAQPPVGALRFKDPVAAGAWEGVRNGTVAPPLCPQPDAPSDWMQEDCLYLSVFTPQPNRTDLPVMVWLPQGGFISDATPLFQPEFLLAKDVVLVVLQHRLGVLGFLSTEDAELPGNLGLKDQAMALRWVQDNIRDLGGDPDKVTIFGQNAGGAAVHYHMLSPMSSGLFQRAIMQSGAALCPWALREDHRQVAFSFGRMVGCPGERADAANSTALVDCLRDVPVEQLMAVTPYITPSPYVLTPRVDGEFLPAHPATLVREGRYNRVDVLSGVTRDEGAFNARAFVEDGVMDSMIQNFSLVGPPALGFEAWDDDPEYLARLAFHRYLGPMEFDLTRIDPLVKLLGDSFYSMCHVEAVEHHARDAAFGFRAFAYELQHRGEHAFSDLFRGPSPAWNLAYVGDSDDLQYLFSFDKLNVSLSKEEDLFVSRIMVDLWTNFAATGNPTPDLSLGFKWTPTEASSLSYLGITSAPAMKVYDREQDIEFWRNLPRKMNKLLYPDRFSQNSN